From Montipora foliosa isolate CH-2021 chromosome 6, ASM3666993v2, whole genome shotgun sequence, a single genomic window includes:
- the LOC138007972 gene encoding claspin-like: MEGIPVAVKEDGEVSGEKRDTAQVFLNVGHKVTKNETSFLYVNKRPSTRHAQMDDPAGRNDVSIAGDDVVEPITEPSHVAIIKTPANHGSNDNALQEGGQNSSVEDLLMKIDSVIDDMLSKHNGELVLDKDDVVEEDEPMVVERRPALFQLVHAVDDDKQSEEIDKYDAKENVVSSKKVDKSEGPITEGEVLIVERTPVAADSDMVISKEIVYVELKEDGGTTVETQLLKTESVIGDSPAGKELADEDKTEAFEEDVQVVVEKRPDSVHVDQCDDDQGEETSQPISESELEMVEKTPTSFESEILVKADSPEADDNSTIESLLEKIESAIDLDDCTQEAEEECKVRAVAIDDHAPIITERRPVPPVYSEHRFFQGEENQDKDEDHEDADLKRVGDEKFEERTEQILEEEFVIVEKKPCALESELLVEKEGPEDETEEENSLESLLVNIQSVIDHPSPEPTEETMLQIKEDALEEDTPVVVDRRLVSLHVELGIDQDNIDERKSDIYEGEEAVPETEIIVVKKTPVALESEMLVDIEQSEESIEYENVTAKALLANIESVIDHPSSVQTVEPGNNNKPEVLEEDEIIIIEKRPASLRLVEITAEEISDEVRDKGLAKKVAKSAEPIAESEVVFEEKTTPAFESDILVEVKNGEEEFKDDEDVTVESLLENVASGLDHPSSESVAEPSHEIKDEILEEVPVALERRPTSLRIEQVPDLVDEVALKNADENQENPVDGKRTTDLKEPIFDDELVIIEKKPATIESELLIEQDEIKPDSPTVESLLVNIESVIDATITDQAEKKQSVIDDTVQETVPLAVDRKPSETHLQLLHVYPEEKSELKPGALKEEGFKHTDVLTGDKEFSTVTITTRTEVTQTIENRTEGASANPTSVVTVTTTDESFKSTSYTNLLPGGDEGEGSELLLQVPKRRLSAPEVLPEKENDGSAPLATSESGLLDPMVESSPRMTDRWDKKTDTEGESVFSEPHPCSNVSERVRLITDTSTDVEGTSQNKGAAQPAPIAEDEQELLDDVNEDNVSNQKMPKKGAKGPTSPQCKCCLLM, translated from the coding sequence ATGGAAGGCATCCCTGTGGCGGTGAAAGAAGATGGCGAAGTGAGTGGTGAAAAACGTGACACTGCTCAAGTTTTTCTCAACGTTGGGCATAAGGTCACAAAGAATGAAACGTCATTTCTTTACGTTAACAAAAGGCCCAGCACACGGCATGCGCAGATGGACGATCCTGCTGGTCGAAACGATGTCAGTATTGCAGGGGATGATGTGGTGGAACCGATCACCGAACCCAGTCATGTGGCAATTATTAAAACGCCAGCAAACCACGGAAGTAACGACAATGCACTACAAGAAGGTGGTCAGAATTCCTCCGTTGAAGATTTGCTTATGAAAATTGATTCTGTCATCGATGATATGCTGTCAAAGCATAATGGCGAATTAGTACTTGACAAAGATGACGTCGTCGAAGAAGATGAGCCCATGGTTGTCGAGAGGAGACCAGCGTTATTTCAACTGGTGCATGCGGTTGATGATGATAAACAGAGTGAAGAGATCGATAAATACGACGCCAAAGAAAACGTAGTGAGCAGCAAAAAGGTAGACAAGTCAGAGGGACCAATCACAGAAGGCGAGGTTTTGATTGTAGAGAGGACCCCAGTTGCAGCTGATTCGGATATGGTAATTTCAAAGGAAATTGTCTACGTCGAACTCAAAGAGGATGGTGGTACTACGGTGGAGACACAGCTTTTAAAAACCGAAAGTGTAATTGGTGACTCACCAGCGGGGAAGGAATTAGCAGATGAAGATAAAACCGAAGCTTTCGAAGAAGATGTACAAGTCGTTGTAGAAAAAAGGCCTGATTCGGTTCACGTTGATCAATGTGACGATGACCAGGGAGAAGAAACGAGCCAGCCTATCTCGGAAAGCGAACTTGAAATGGTAGAGAAAACACCAACTTCCTTTGAGTCGGAAATATTAGTCAAAGCAGATAGCCCTGAGGCAGATGATAATTCCACGATCGAGTCATTACTCGAGAAAATTGAATCGGCAATAGATCTTGACGACTGCACACAGGAAGCAGAAGAAGAATGCAAAGTTAGAGCCGTTGCTATTGATGACCACGCACCCATTATCACAGAGCGAAGGCCTGTTCCACCGGTTTATTCAGAGCACAGGTTTTTTCAAGGCGAAGAAAATCAGGATAAGGATGAAGATCATGAGGATGCCGATCTTAAACGAGTTGGCGATGAAAAATTTGAGGAAAGGACTGAACAGATCTTGGAAGAAGAGTTTGTCATAGTGGAGAAGAAACCATGCGCACTTGAGTCGGAGCTTCTAGTTGAAAAGGAAGGTCCTGAAGACGAAACTGAAGAAGAGAATTCGTTAGAATCCCTGCTTGTGAACATTCAATCAGTAATTGATCACCCATCGCCAGAACCCACAGAGGAGACAATGCTTCAGATCAAAGAGGATGCCCTTGAAGAAGATACTCCTGTAGTAGTAGACAGGAGACTCGTTTCACTCCACGTTGAACTCGGAATTGACCAAGATAACATCGACGAACGTAAAAGTGACATTTACGAGGGAGAGGAAGCTGTCCCTGAAACGGAGATTATTGTTGTGAAAAAGACACCAGTCGCACTTGAATCGGAGATGTTGGTTGATATCGAACAGAGTGAAGAGTCCATAGAATATGAGAATGTAACAGCTAAAGCATTGCTCGCGAACATCGAATCCGTAATCGATCATCCATCATCGGTGCAAACTGTAGAACCAGGTAACAACAACAAACCTGAGGTGCTCGAAGAAGATGAGATCATTATCATAGAAAAGAGACCCGCGTCCCTTCGATTAGTAGAAATAACTGCTGAGGAGATTTCTGATGAAGTTCGAGATAAAGGTCTTGCAAAGAAAGTTGCTAAATCGGCGGAACCAATCGCAGAGTCCGAGGTTGTGTTTGAAGAAAAGACTACACCTGCATTTGAATCGGATATTTTAGTTGAAGTGAAAAATGGTGAAGAGGAATTCAAAGATGATGAGGATGTAACAGTGGAGTCCTTGCTTGAAAACGTAGCGTCTGGTCTAGATCACCCATCATCGGAGTCAGTTGCAGAACCATCCCATGAAATTAAGGACGAGATTCTGGAGGAAGTACCCGTTGCCTTAGAAAGGAGGCCCACATCACTACGAATAGAACAGGTGCCTGATCTAGTCGATGAGGTGGCCCTGAAGAATGCTGACGAAAATCAGGAGAATCCTGTTGACGGCAAACGAACTACTGACTTGAAGGAACCAATCTTCGACGATGAGCTCGTGATAATAGAGAAGAAACCCGCTACAATCGAAAGCGAGTTGTTAATTGAACAAGACGAAATTAAACCCGACAGCCCCACGGTGGAGTCGTTACTAGTCAACATCGAATCTGTCATAGATGCCACAATAACAGACCAAGCGGAGAAGAAACAAAGCGTTATTGACGACACCGTGCAAGAAACTGTTCCCTTGGCAGTGGACAGGAAGCCGAGCGAAACTCATCTTCAGCTACTTCATGTATATCCAGAAGAGAAAAGTGAGCTTAAGCCAGGAGCTTTAAAAGAAGAAGGATTCAAACACACTGATGTTTTGACAGGAGATAAAGAATTTTCTACAGTCACTATCACTACCCGCACAGAGGTAACGCAGACTATTGAAAACAGGACTGAAGGTGCAAGCGCTAATCCAACGAGTGTTGTTACTGTGACAACCACAGATGAGTCATTCAAATCAACTTCGTACACCAACTTACTTCCCGGAGGCGACGAGGGGGAAGGAAGTGAGCTTTTGCTTCAAGTTCCTAAAAGGAGGCTCTCTGCTCCAGAGGTGCTCCCCGAAAAGGAGAACGACGGTTCGGCCCCATTGGCAACTTCAGAGAGTGGACTCCTGGACCCCATGGTTGAGTCGTCGCCACGAATGACGGACCGATGGGACAAGAAGACTGATACAGAGGGTGAAAGTGTCTTCTCAGAGCCACACCCTTGCAGCAATGTCTCCGAGAGGGTAAGGCTCATTACTGACACATCGACGGATGTAGAAGGCACAAGTCAAAACAAAGGCGCCGCTCAACCCGCACCCATTGCAGAGGACGAACAAGAATTATTGGATGACGTAAACGAAGACAACGTCAGTAACCAAAAAATGCCAAAGAAAGGAGCCAAAGGACCCACTTCTCCTCAGTGTAAGTGCTGCTTGTTGATGTAG
- the LOC138007968 gene encoding proline-rich transmembrane protein 1-like: MNSAKVSHHPHTPHETSCTDGMVSAYPLEPPPPYTELPCVYPAPAWLQSGARFPGYQVPPTELNLSGNQPPSNHPWQLHQSAPVAFVVRAQPGNMVVRQAFQECTIPADHWNLSWFACLCCFWPLGIVAVQKSKQVHMYLARGDFNSARSASSSARKFAWAAICTGITIFVTCFACVILFTQTCCS; the protein is encoded by the exons ATGAACTCTGCCAAAG TTAGTCATCACCCTCATACCCCTCACGAAACCTCATGTACAGATGGCATGGTGTCAGCTTATCCTTTGGAACCTCCACCTCCATATACGGAATTACCTTGTGTTTACCCAGCACCTGCTTGGTTACAAAGTGGTGCAAGGTTTCCAGGGTACCAAGTACCACCTACTGAGTTAAATCTGTCTGGTAACCAACCTCCATCAAATCACCCATGGCAGTTACATCAGAGTGCTCCTGTTGCCTTTGTGGTTCGTGCA CAACCTGGAAACATGGTGGTGCGCCAGGCATTTCAAGAATGCACAATTCCTGCTGACCATTGGAATCTTTCATGGTTTGCCTGTCTTTGTTGTTTCTGGCCACTAGGTATTGTtgctgtacagaaatcaaaacaA GTTCACATGTATCTTGCTCGTGGTGACTTCAACTCAGCCAGAAGTGCTTCATCATCGGCAAGAAAATTTGCTTGGGCAGCCATTTGCACCGGAATAACGATTTTTGTGACTTGCTTTGCCTGTGTTATACTCTTCACTCAAACTTGCTGCAGCTAA